A window of the Egibacter rhizosphaerae genome harbors these coding sequences:
- a CDS encoding asparaginase domain-containing protein: protein MTRPRVCVLATGGTIATVTRGDRVSLRTGEELLAEVPEADELAALECRDLLRLPSHLMGLDAVELVARTAVMEAAREDIGGVVVLHGTDILEEVAFLADLWHGGDDPIVFTGAQRPAGHPVGDGPANIRDAILVAASEVARDVGVLVCLGGTVIPAAAAGKRHTASLEPFGPARATVGQVAGDAFLRHQAVARRDAWPVAPLGHRVDLVRLAAGTDGALVRAAADAGAAGIVLEAFGAGTAPMDVVTAVDDVTRRGTIVLLASRCESGGVWSQPGDGSANHFAAVGAVAVGDLDGAKARMLLLAALATSGGDPEATRKAIEALTPTPA from the coding sequence GTGACCCGACCGCGCGTGTGCGTTCTCGCGACCGGCGGAACGATCGCGACCGTCACTCGCGGTGACCGGGTGTCGCTCCGCACGGGCGAGGAGCTCCTCGCAGAGGTTCCCGAGGCGGACGAGCTCGCGGCGCTCGAATGCCGGGACCTGCTGCGGCTCCCGAGCCATCTCATGGGCCTCGACGCCGTCGAACTCGTGGCCAGAACGGCGGTGATGGAGGCCGCGCGCGAGGACATCGGCGGCGTGGTGGTGCTCCACGGCACCGACATCCTCGAGGAGGTCGCGTTCCTCGCCGACCTCTGGCACGGCGGCGACGACCCGATCGTCTTCACCGGGGCGCAACGCCCTGCCGGGCACCCGGTGGGCGACGGGCCCGCGAACATTCGGGACGCGATTCTCGTCGCCGCCAGCGAGGTGGCCCGCGACGTCGGCGTCCTCGTGTGCCTCGGGGGGACCGTCATCCCGGCAGCCGCGGCCGGCAAGCGTCACACCGCGTCCTTGGAGCCGTTCGGTCCCGCCCGCGCCACCGTCGGTCAAGTCGCCGGGGACGCCTTCCTCCGGCACCAGGCGGTCGCTCGCCGCGACGCGTGGCCAGTGGCACCCCTCGGGCACCGGGTCGATCTGGTCCGGCTGGCAGCGGGCACCGACGGCGCCCTCGTGCGCGCCGCTGCCGACGCGGGCGCAGCAGGGATCGTGCTGGAGGCGTTCGGCGCCGGGACCGCGCCCATGGACGTCGTCACGGCCGTCGACGACGTGACACGACGCGGCACGATCGTGCTGCTCGCGTCGCGGTGCGAGTCGGGCGGCGTGTGGTCGCAACCCGGTGACGGGTCCGCGAACCACTTCGCGGCTGTGGGCGCAGTCGCGGTCGGCGATCTCGACGGGGCCAAGGCACGCATGCTGCTGCTCGCGGCCCTGGCCACGAGCGGCGGTGACCCGGAGGCGACGCGCAAGGCGATCGAGGCTTTGACCCCGACACCCGCCTGA
- a CDS encoding sigma-70 family RNA polymerase sigma factor gives MADPSASHQAASARAASLDEGTWRELLRRLGGFVRKRVADRDDADDIVADVLLRIHERIETLDDRDRLLPWVFQITRNAIVDHHRAVGRQREQPTDTVPEPLEPGEEDDAETAALRAEVVGCLAPLLDRLDTPYREALELVEERGLTHTEAAERVGISVSGMKSRVQRARRQVASELDRCCEFALDGRGSPIGWRKRAGTPEIRSGASSSTGEGREDPST, from the coding sequence ATGGCTGACCCGTCGGCATCACACCAGGCGGCGAGTGCCCGCGCCGCCTCGCTGGACGAGGGGACGTGGCGGGAGTTGCTCCGGCGGCTGGGTGGGTTCGTCCGCAAGCGGGTCGCCGACCGTGACGACGCCGACGACATCGTCGCCGACGTGCTCCTGCGCATCCACGAGCGCATCGAGACCCTCGATGACCGCGACCGGCTCCTGCCCTGGGTCTTCCAGATCACACGCAACGCGATCGTGGATCACCATCGCGCGGTCGGCCGCCAGCGCGAGCAACCCACCGACACCGTGCCCGAGCCGCTCGAGCCCGGCGAGGAGGACGATGCCGAGACCGCCGCCCTGCGCGCCGAGGTGGTGGGCTGCCTGGCGCCCCTGCTCGACCGCCTCGACACCCCCTACCGCGAGGCGCTCGAGCTGGTGGAGGAGCGGGGCCTGACCCACACCGAGGCCGCCGAGCGCGTCGGGATCTCGGTCTCGGGGATGAAGTCGCGGGTCCAGCGGGCACGCCGACAGGTCGCCAGCGAGTTGGACCGGTGCTGCGAGTTCGCGCTCGACGGCCGCGGGTCCCCGATCGGGTGGCGCAAGCGCGCCGGTACTCCGGAGATCCGCTCCGGGGCGTCCTCGAGCACGGGGGAGGGACGCGAGGACCCCTCGACCTGA
- a CDS encoding FAD-dependent oxidoreductase, whose product MSTAHTFDTDTETPVAVLGAGPVGLAATAHLHARGLPVVLLEAGDRVATAVREWAHVRLFSPWAMLVDPAARELLAPTGWREPDPEGLPTGGEWVTEYLQPLAETPAIAHALRLSTRVVAVSRERADRLADTDRDRRPFVLHLRGPGGERRLRARAVIDATGTWFSPNPLGADGLPALGEEAEGDRIPSGMPDVLGADRTAHAGRRTAIVGSGHSAQQVIGDLARLVDEEPGTEVVWVTRGDGPAFGGGSADQLPARAAVGETAQAAVDRPGIDLVTRFPTDAVTRDEQGVVLHAGDRSIGPLDVVVRATGFRPELRLLAELRLDLHPSVESTRALAPLIDPNVHSCGTVPPHGAAELAHPDEPDLYVVGMKSYGRAPTFLARTGYEQVRSVAAALAGDAESAQRIDLELPETGVCGAPTPTAELATIGTGCCET is encoded by the coding sequence ATGTCCACAGCACACACCTTCGACACCGATACCGAGACGCCGGTGGCGGTGCTCGGCGCCGGCCCGGTCGGGCTCGCCGCCACCGCCCACCTGCACGCGCGCGGCCTTCCGGTCGTCCTGCTCGAGGCCGGCGACCGGGTCGCGACCGCCGTGCGCGAATGGGCGCACGTGCGGTTGTTCAGCCCGTGGGCGATGCTCGTCGATCCGGCCGCTCGGGAGCTCCTGGCACCCACCGGCTGGCGCGAGCCCGACCCCGAGGGCCTGCCCACCGGCGGCGAGTGGGTGACCGAGTACCTCCAGCCGCTGGCCGAGACGCCCGCGATCGCGCACGCGCTGCGCCTCTCCACGCGGGTCGTCGCGGTCAGCCGGGAGCGCGCGGACCGGCTCGCCGACACCGACCGCGACCGACGTCCGTTCGTGCTCCACCTCCGCGGCCCGGGCGGCGAGCGGCGGCTGCGCGCCCGCGCGGTGATCGACGCGACCGGAACCTGGTTCAGCCCGAACCCGCTCGGCGCGGACGGGCTGCCCGCACTCGGGGAGGAGGCCGAGGGGGACCGGATCCCCAGCGGCATGCCCGACGTCCTGGGCGCCGACCGGACCGCGCACGCCGGCAGGCGCACCGCGATCGTGGGCAGCGGCCATTCCGCCCAACAGGTGATCGGTGATCTCGCCCGCCTCGTCGACGAGGAGCCCGGCACCGAGGTCGTGTGGGTCACCCGCGGCGACGGGCCCGCCTTCGGCGGCGGGAGCGCCGACCAGCTGCCCGCCCGCGCGGCGGTCGGCGAGACCGCGCAGGCCGCGGTGGATCGCCCCGGCATCGACCTGGTGACCCGCTTCCCGACCGACGCCGTCACCCGGGACGAGCAGGGCGTCGTCCTGCACGCCGGCGACCGGTCCATCGGCCCCCTCGACGTCGTGGTGCGAGCCACCGGCTTCCGCCCCGAGCTGCGGCTGCTGGCCGAGTTGCGCCTCGACCTGCATCCCTCGGTGGAGAGCACGCGGGCGCTCGCCCCGCTCATCGATCCGAACGTGCACAGCTGCGGGACCGTACCCCCGCACGGCGCCGCCGAGCTCGCGCATCCCGACGAGCCCGACCTCTACGTGGTCGGGATGAAGAGCTACGGGCGTGCCCCCACGTTCCTCGCGCGGACCGGGTACGAACAGGTGCGGTCGGTGGCCGCCGCGCTGGCCGGGGACGCGGAGTCGGCGCAGCGGATCGATCTCGAGCTCCCCGAGACGGGCGTGTGCGGCGCCCCCACCCCGACAGCCGAGCTCGCGACCATCGGGACGGGGTGCTGCGAGACGTGA
- a CDS encoding MFS transporter: MSSRRTPPAEGEAPARTHALAGALAVTATVGYGVLLYAFGVVLEPMRAELGWSSAQASAGLTVGLVTAGLCAPTIGRAIDRFGARGVMVAGSLVGGTGVVAWASTTGFVTYVLAWVVIGLGMAMSLYEPAFAAITRHAPGRRRRSVLVVTVAAGFASTIFIPLTEALASALGWRDALLILGLALAAIATPLHLLGLPPRGRVVAPDPADPAGAGATAPDDAAAGPEPAAEPPAAPGPAAPAHPAPAPPPAAGAPAHQPPTLATSPTLRRLVLALVLGATPMVAVGAHLVAFLLEAGRSAALAAALAGGVGVAKVLGRLVVGPALGWLTARAAMAVSFGSQAVGLLLPLVVPTLTADVAMVVLFGLGSGAMTVVKPLYIVDLFGLRGFGVTQGRAVRVVQLAQAGAPLLIGAFATLAGGYWPGWLLLAVGSAVAAVLLPRPGHPPRPFTPRSPRRRSRAAS, translated from the coding sequence GTGAGCAGCCGCAGGACCCCGCCCGCCGAGGGGGAGGCCCCCGCCCGCACCCACGCGCTGGCGGGGGCGCTCGCGGTCACGGCGACCGTCGGGTACGGGGTCCTGCTCTACGCGTTCGGCGTCGTCCTCGAGCCGATGCGCGCCGAGCTGGGTTGGTCGAGCGCACAGGCCTCGGCCGGGCTGACCGTCGGCCTGGTGACCGCCGGCCTGTGCGCGCCGACGATCGGGCGCGCGATCGACCGGTTCGGCGCACGGGGCGTGATGGTCGCCGGCTCCCTGGTCGGCGGCACGGGCGTCGTCGCGTGGGCGAGCACGACGGGCTTCGTGACCTACGTGCTCGCGTGGGTCGTGATCGGCCTCGGCATGGCCATGTCCCTCTACGAGCCCGCGTTCGCCGCCATCACCCGGCACGCGCCCGGGCGGCGCCGCCGATCCGTGCTGGTGGTGACCGTCGCGGCCGGGTTCGCGAGCACGATCTTCATCCCGCTGACCGAGGCGCTGGCCAGCGCGCTCGGCTGGCGTGACGCCCTCTTGATCCTGGGTCTCGCCCTGGCCGCGATCGCCACGCCGCTGCACCTGCTCGGCCTCCCCCCGCGCGGGCGGGTCGTCGCCCCGGATCCCGCCGATCCTGCGGGCGCGGGCGCGACCGCGCCGGACGACGCCGCGGCCGGCCCGGAACCCGCCGCTGAACCGCCAGCCGCGCCCGGACCCGCGGCTCCCGCGCATCCGGCACCGGCTCCCCCGCCGGCGGCCGGCGCACCCGCGCACCAACCGCCGACGCTGGCCACCAGCCCCACGCTGCGCCGGCTCGTCCTCGCGCTCGTGCTCGGTGCCACCCCGATGGTCGCGGTCGGCGCGCACCTCGTGGCCTTCCTGCTCGAAGCGGGCCGGTCCGCCGCGCTCGCGGCCGCGCTGGCGGGAGGCGTCGGCGTGGCCAAGGTCCTCGGGCGCCTCGTGGTGGGGCCGGCGCTCGGATGGCTGACCGCGCGCGCCGCCATGGCCGTGTCGTTCGGCTCTCAAGCGGTCGGCCTGCTCCTACCGCTGGTCGTCCCCACCCTCACCGCGGACGTCGCGATGGTCGTGCTGTTCGGCCTCGGCTCCGGGGCCATGACCGTCGTCAAGCCGCTCTACATCGTCGATCTGTTCGGGCTCCGGGGGTTCGGGGTCACCCAGGGCAGGGCCGTCCGGGTCGTGCAGCTCGCGCAGGCCGGCGCCCCGCTGCTGATCGGCGCGTTCGCGACCCTCGCCGGCGGCTACTGGCCGGGCTGGCTCCTGCTCGCCGTCGGCAGCGCGGTGGCGGCCGTCCTCCTGCCACGCCCGGGGCACCCACCCCGACCGTTCACCCCGCGGTCGCCAAGGCGCCGCTCGCGTGCGGCAAGCTAG
- a CDS encoding tyrosine-protein phosphatase — translation MTTLDVALPSLPNLRDLGGLPTRDGGRIRPGVLLRSESPSLAEPHDAVALADRFGVTDVIDLRRDDEAERKPLPPALADRVQRHAIPFAVEAPPHVSDAMFASDEIRPADVGRYYAWMASENVAQLRAVAARVADADGAVLVHCAIGKDRTGVTTALTLLGVGVEERLVIDDYVRSHAAMRMTLPRHDPELTADDIDRDVRLGAPAEVLAAFLAALGEEHGSADGFWHVLDPEGGLRAALDRRLVTRG, via the coding sequence ATGACGACCCTCGACGTGGCCCTGCCGTCCCTGCCCAACCTGCGCGACCTCGGAGGACTGCCCACCCGCGACGGTGGCCGCATACGTCCCGGGGTGCTGCTGCGGAGCGAGTCGCCCTCGCTCGCCGAGCCGCACGACGCCGTCGCCCTCGCCGACCGGTTCGGGGTGACCGACGTGATCGATCTCCGCCGCGACGACGAGGCGGAGCGCAAGCCGCTGCCACCGGCGCTGGCGGACCGTGTCCAGCGCCACGCGATCCCGTTCGCGGTGGAGGCCCCGCCGCACGTCAGCGACGCGATGTTCGCCTCCGACGAGATCCGCCCAGCCGATGTGGGCCGCTACTACGCGTGGATGGCCTCCGAGAACGTTGCCCAACTGCGCGCGGTCGCCGCGCGGGTCGCGGACGCCGACGGTGCGGTGCTCGTGCACTGCGCGATCGGCAAGGACCGCACCGGCGTCACGACCGCGCTGACGCTCCTGGGAGTCGGGGTCGAGGAGCGCCTCGTCATCGACGACTACGTCCGCAGCCACGCCGCGATGCGCATGACCCTGCCCCGCCACGATCCCGAGCTCACCGCCGACGACATCGACCGCGACGTACGTCTCGGCGCACCGGCGGAGGTGCTGGCGGCGTTCCTCGCGGCGCTGGGCGAGGAGCACGGCTCCGCCGACGGGTTCTGGCACGTGCTCGATCCCGAGGGCGGTCTGCGGGCCGCGCTCGACCGCCGCCTGGTCACGCGCGGCTGA
- a CDS encoding maleylpyruvate isomerase family mycothiol-dependent enzyme → MSDGRADEAGLARAFGPRLDVRDRFGPQRSGLLATLRGLDGSEWTRPTACPGWTVADVAAHLLGTDLSRLARTRDEHPGPGPASGEPLTRFIDRHNAQWVEAAQRLSPRLLVELLAWTGPQIADLWAAAELDALGEEVSWAGPGAAPVWLDAARDLTEVWVHHQQIWEAVGLPVEDDPATLQPILDTFLRALPHTLADTPAPAGSRLAFVVPEPAGGRWTVTRDTDGWGFEERPEAGTSVTLDADTTWRLAVRMTDPHTARSHARIDGDQRLGEAALELLAIIREG, encoded by the coding sequence ATGAGCGACGGACGTGCCGACGAGGCCGGGCTCGCCCGCGCGTTCGGGCCGCGCCTCGACGTGCGCGATCGGTTCGGTCCGCAACGCTCCGGACTGCTCGCGACGCTGCGCGGCCTGGACGGCTCGGAGTGGACCCGACCGACGGCCTGTCCGGGGTGGACGGTCGCCGACGTGGCCGCGCACCTGCTCGGCACCGACCTCTCCCGCTTGGCCCGGACGCGCGACGAGCACCCCGGTCCGGGGCCCGCGTCGGGCGAGCCGCTGACGCGCTTCATCGACCGGCACAACGCCCAGTGGGTGGAGGCCGCGCAGCGGCTCAGTCCCCGCCTCCTGGTGGAGCTGCTGGCCTGGACGGGCCCGCAGATCGCCGATCTGTGGGCCGCCGCGGAGCTCGACGCGTTGGGCGAGGAGGTCTCGTGGGCGGGTCCCGGCGCCGCGCCGGTGTGGCTGGACGCGGCCCGGGACCTCACCGAGGTCTGGGTCCACCACCAACAGATCTGGGAGGCCGTCGGCCTGCCGGTCGAAGATGACCCGGCGACGCTGCAGCCGATACTGGACACGTTCCTCCGGGCACTCCCGCACACGCTCGCGGACACCCCCGCGCCGGCCGGGAGCCGCCTGGCGTTCGTCGTGCCCGAACCAGCGGGCGGACGATGGACGGTCACGCGCGACACGGACGGCTGGGGGTTCGAGGAGCGACCCGAGGCCGGAACGAGCGTGACGCTCGATGCCGATACCACATGGCGGCTGGCGGTGCGGATGACCGATCCGCACACGGCCCGGTCCCACGCTCGGATCGATGGCGACCAGCGGCTCGGGGAGGCCGCGCTCGAACTGCTCGCCATCATCCGCGAAGGTTGA
- a CDS encoding MerR family transcriptional regulator, translating into MRYTVGEVAELAGVTVRTLHHYDAIGLLVPSERTAAGYRCYTSEELERLQQILAYRALGFGLEEIAVLLDDPAARPRDHLARQRKILGERIARLEHMLAAVDEALEADDMNVNLTPEERLELFGDWLPEDYEDEAYERWGDTDAWAQSKQRTARYTADDWRAIQAEGAEIEQGLAAALADGEAPDSERAMDLAEAHRQHLVRWFYDCGHEMHRGLGRMYVDDERFTAYYERVAPGLARFLHEAIEANASRTA; encoded by the coding sequence ATGCGATACACGGTCGGGGAGGTCGCCGAACTGGCGGGCGTCACGGTGCGCACGCTGCACCACTACGACGCGATCGGGCTGCTCGTCCCGAGCGAGCGCACCGCGGCGGGCTACCGCTGCTACACGTCCGAGGAGCTGGAGCGGCTGCAGCAGATCCTCGCCTACCGCGCGCTCGGGTTCGGCCTCGAGGAGATCGCGGTCCTGCTCGACGACCCGGCGGCTCGCCCGCGCGACCACCTCGCGCGGCAGCGGAAGATCCTCGGCGAGCGGATCGCGCGGCTCGAGCACATGCTCGCGGCCGTCGACGAGGCATTGGAGGCCGACGACATGAACGTGAACCTGACACCCGAGGAGCGACTCGAGCTCTTCGGCGACTGGCTGCCGGAGGACTACGAGGACGAAGCGTACGAACGCTGGGGCGACACCGACGCGTGGGCGCAGTCGAAGCAGCGCACCGCGCGGTACACCGCCGACGACTGGCGGGCCATCCAGGCGGAGGGCGCGGAGATCGAGCAAGGGCTCGCCGCCGCGCTCGCCGACGGGGAGGCGCCGGACAGCGAGCGGGCCATGGACCTCGCCGAGGCGCATCGGCAGCACCTCGTGCGCTGGTTCTACGACTGTGGCCACGAGATGCATCGGGGCCTCGGGCGCATGTACGTCGACGACGAGCGGTTCACCGCCTACTACGAGCGCGTCGCGCCAGGTCTCGCCCGGTTCCTGCACGAGGCGATCGAGGCGAACGCCTCGCGCACCGCGTAA
- a CDS encoding MGMT family protein yields MRRSVPQSSFGDRVVAVVRALGPGEVVSYGDVAAEAGSPGAARAVGHVLREADGLPWWRVVTATGRLAPGLEVEQAAHLRAEGVAVADGHVSRGPRDRRHSNE; encoded by the coding sequence GTGCGCCGGTCCGTACCGCAGTCGAGTTTCGGCGACCGCGTGGTCGCCGTGGTCCGTGCACTCGGGCCCGGCGAGGTCGTGAGCTACGGCGACGTCGCGGCGGAGGCCGGCTCCCCCGGCGCCGCCCGGGCGGTCGGCCACGTGCTGCGCGAGGCCGACGGGCTGCCCTGGTGGCGGGTGGTCACCGCCACCGGGCGCCTGGCTCCCGGCCTCGAGGTCGAGCAGGCCGCGCACCTACGGGCCGAGGGCGTCGCGGTCGCCGATGGCCACGTCAGCCGCGGACCGCGTGACCGGCGACACTCGAACGAATGA
- a CDS encoding MoaD/ThiS family protein: MPVTVRLPGVLQPAVGRVREVEVEASTVGDAIASLLARHPELRPHLFDEGGALRTHVLCVVDGEPTRLRQPDQPLRAGSEIAFVPAVSGG; this comes from the coding sequence ATGCCGGTGACCGTCCGCCTTCCGGGAGTCCTGCAGCCAGCCGTCGGCCGAGTGCGCGAGGTCGAGGTGGAGGCGTCGACCGTCGGCGACGCGATCGCGTCGCTCCTCGCCCGTCACCCCGAGCTCCGTCCTCACCTGTTCGACGAGGGCGGCGCGCTGCGGACCCACGTGCTCTGCGTCGTCGACGGCGAACCGACCCGTCTGCGCCAGCCGGACCAACCGCTGCGTGCCGGCAGCGAGATCGCATTCGTCCCCGCGGTGTCGGGAGGCTGA